One Pyrus communis chromosome 4, drPyrComm1.1, whole genome shotgun sequence genomic region harbors:
- the LOC137730836 gene encoding uncharacterized protein isoform X3, whose translation MANFNIVVDGDQQWLLNCLSATLDPSHEVRSFAEASLDQASVQPGFGTALSKVAANRELPLGLRQLAAVLLKQFIKKHWHEGEEAFEHPAVSSDEKVVVRGLLLLSLDDSHRKIYTAVSMAVASIAAYDWPEDWPDLLPYLLKLINDQNNMNGVHGALRCLALLSVDLDDTVVPTLVPALFPCLLKIVSSPQVYDKYLRTKSLSIVYSCISMLGVMSGVYKTETSALIMPMIKPWMDQFSTILNHPVQSEDPDDWSIRTEVLKCLNQFVQNFPSLIESEFMIIVGPLWQTFMSSLGVYVRSSIEGTEDPYDDRYDSDGAEKSLDSFVIQLFEFLLTIVGSAKLITVIMNNVKELTYNTIGFLQITEQQVHTWSMDANQFVADEDDVTYSCRVSGALLLEEVVNSCGTEGICAIIDAAKRCFSESQREKDVGSAIWWRIREATLFALSSLSDQLLEAEDSELTRVGLGSLLEQVITEDSGLDVHQFPLLYSRIFSSVAKFSSVISHGVLEHFLFAAIKAIGMDVPPPVKVGACRALSELLPEMNKGIIQPHLMSLFSSLSELLSQASDETLHLVLETLQEAIKAGYELSASIEPVISPVVLNMWASHISDPFISIDAIEVLEALKNAPGCIRPLVSRVLPCVWPVLNQPQQQPDGLVAGSVDLVTMLLKNAPTDVVKTVYDACFDAVIQIVLQSDDHSEMQNATECLAAFISGGRQDVLAWGGDSGNTVRRLLDAASRLLDPNLESSGSLFVGSYILQLILHLPSQMAPHIRDLVAALLRRMRSAKIAGLRNSLLLIFARLVHLSAPNVGQFIDLLVTIPADGYDNSFVYLMSEWTKQQGEIQGAYQIKVTTTALALLLSSRHAELAKINVQGYLVQSAGITTRSKAKLTPDQWTVVPLPAKIMALLADALVEIQEQQDSDWEEVEAEDGELDKDLMYSAGVTSFGRPSHEHLEAMAKTFDKDEEDSYEEDQLSAADPLNEINLANYLAEFFVNFSQSERQMFDHLFQSLTQDQRNAIQAIRTHGG comes from the exons ATGGCGAATTTCAATATTGTCGTCGACGGGGATCAGCAATGGCTTCTCAATTGCCTGTCTGCTACTCTCGACCCCAGCCACGAGGTTCGCTCGTTCGCCGAAGCTTCGCTTGATCAGGCTTCTGTGCAACCAG gttttggaacTGCGTTATCCAAGGTTGCTGCAAATAGGGAGCTCCCGTTAGGATTGCGCCAG CTAGCTGCTGTCCTTCTTAAACAGTTTATTAAGAAACACTGGCATGAGGGAGAGGAAGCATTTGAACATCCTGCTGTTTCAAGTGACGAGAAG GTAGTTGTACGCGGACTTCTGTTGTTGTCATTGGATGACTCTCATAGGAAAATTTATACAGCAGTTAGTATGGCTGTTGCATCTATAGCAGCTTATGATTGGCCAGAGGATTGGCCTGACTTATTACCGTACCTGCTGAAGTTGattaatgatcaaaataatatgAATGGAG TACATGGTGCTCTAAGATGCTTGGCTCTTCTCTCTGTTGACTTGGATGATACAGTGGTTCCGACATTAGTACCAGCCTTGTTCCCATGCTTGCTTAAAATTGTATCATCTCCTCAG GTGTATGACAAATATTTACGCACAAAATCCCTTTCAATTGTTTATTCTTGTATCTCCATGTTAGGGGTGATGAGTGGTGTATATAAG ACGGAGACCAGTGCATTAATAATGCCAATGATTAAGCCATGGATGGATCAATTCTCTACAATCCTGAATCATCCGGTGCAGTCTGAAGATCCTGATGATTGGAGCATAAGAACGGAG GTATTGAAGTGCTTGAATCAGTTTGTTCAAAATTTTCCTAGCCTTATTGAAAGTGAATTTATGA TTATTGTAGGGCCTTTGTGGCAAACTTTTATGAGTTCTCTTGGAGTATATGTGCGGTCATCTATTGAAGGTACAGAAGATCCATATGATGATAGATATGACTCTGATGGTGCTGAGAAAAGCCTTGATTCCTTTGTCATCCAG TTATTTGAGTTTCTGTTGACCATTGTGGGTAGTGCGAAACTGATAACG GTCATTATGAATAATGTCAAAGAGTTGACATACAACACCATCGGTTTTCTCCAAATAACAGAACAACAG GTTCACACTTGGTCAATGGATGCCAACCAATTTGTAGCTGATGAGGATGATGTTACCTATAGCTGTCGTGTTTCTG gtgcactTTTGCTTGAAGAAGTGGTGAATTCATGCGGTACTGAAGGAATCTGTGCCATCATTGATGCTGCAAAAAGATGTTTTAGTGAGTCTCAAAGGGAAAAGGATGTTGGTTCTGCAATTTGGTGGAGA ATAAGGGAGGCTACTCTTTTCGCTTTGTCTTCTCTGTCAGACCAGTTGCTTGAAGCAGAG gaTTCCGAACTTACAAGAGTTGGCTTAGGAAGCCTTCTGGAGCAAGTAATCACTGAAGACAGTGGATTAG ATGTGCATCAATTTCCCCTTCTGTATTCTCGTATCTTTTCATCAGTTGCTAAATTCTCCTCCGTG ATCAGCCATGGAGTCCTTGAGCACTTTCTCTTTGCTGCTATCAAAGCAATTGGCATGGATGT GCCGCCACCTGTCAAAGTAGGTGCCTGCAGGGCACTCTCCGAGCTCCTACCTGAAATGAACAAAGGAATAATTCAACCGCATTTGATGAGTTTGTTTTCATCACTTTCAGAACTTCTTAGTCAG GCCTCCGATGAAACCTTGCACCTGGTACTTGAAACACTGCAAGAGGCAATTAAGGCAG GTTACGAATTATCAGCTTCCATTGAGCCTGTAATCTCTCCTGTGGTCCTCAACATGTGGGCATCACATATTTCCGATCCTTTTATCAGTATTGATGCAATTGAGGTTCTGGAG GCACTCAAAAACGCTCCTGGTTGTATTCGTCCACTGGTTTCTCGAGTTTTACCATGTGTTTGGCCAGTTCTTAATCAA CCACAACAACAGCCTGATGGATTAGTCGCTGGATCAGTGGATCTGGTAACAATGTTATTGAAA AATGCTCCTACTGATGTGGTAAAAACAGTATATGATGCTTGTTTTGACGCTGTTATACAAATAGTCCTTCAAAGTGATGATCACAGTGAAATGCAG AATGCTACGGAATGTTTAGCTGCCTTTATATCTGGTGGAAGACAAGATGTGCTAGCTTGGGGTGGTGATTCTGGAAATACAGTTAGAAGATTGCTTGATGCAGCTTCAAG GCTTCTGGACCCTAATTTGGAAAGCTCAGGTTCTCTTTTTGTTGGGAGCTACATTCTACAACTTATATTGCATTTGCCGTCACAAATGGCACCTCATATTCGAGACCTAGTTGCTGCTCTTCTTAGGCGCATGCGATCTGCTAAAATTGCAGGATTGAGAAACTCACTGCTACTCATTTTCGCTCGGTTG GTTCACTTGAGTGCCCCAAATGTTGGACAGTTTATTGATCTGCTGGTCACCATTCCAGCTGACGGCTATGATAACTCTTTTGTCTATTTAATGTCAGAATGGACAAAACAGCAAG GTGAGATCCAGGGTGCCTACCAAATTAAAGTCACCACTACTGCATTGGCTTTATTACTATCATCTAGGCATGCTGAATTAGCAAAAATTAACGTGCAAGGATATTTGGTTCAG TCTGCTGGGATCACCACCCGCTCAAAAGCTAAATTAACTCCAGATCAGTGGACTGTGGTGCCACTCCCTGCAAAG ATAATGGCGTTACTGGCAGATGCATTGGTTGAAATCCAAGAACAG CAGGATAGCGACTGGGAAGAAGTTGAGGCGGAGGATGGGGAACTTGACAAGGATTTGATGTATTCAGCTGGTGTTACATCATTTGGCAGACCCTCACATGAACATCTTGAAGCAATGGCAAAAACATTTGACAAG GATGAGGAGGACAGTTATGAAGAGGATCAACTAAGTGCAGCCGATCCCCTTAACGAG ATTAATCTGGCAAACTATCTTGCGGAGTTTTTCGTAAACTTTTCCCAGAGCGAAAGACAAATGTTTGATCATCTTTTCCAG AGTCTGACGCAGGATCAAAGGAATGCCATTCAAGCAATACGAACTCACGGAGGATGA
- the LOC137730836 gene encoding uncharacterized protein isoform X2 codes for MANFNIVVDGDQQWLLNCLSATLDPSHEVRSFAEASLDQASVQPGFGTALSKVAANRELPLGLRQLAAVLLKQFIKKHWHEGEEAFEHPAVSSDEKVVVRGLLLLSLDDSHRKIYTAVSMAVASIAAYDWPEDWPDLLPYLLKLINDQNNMNGVHGALRCLALLSVDLDDTVVPTLVPALFPCLLKIVSSPQVYDKYLRTKSLSIVYSCISMLGVMSGVYKTETSALIMPMIKPWMDQFSTILNHPVQSEDPDDWSIRTEVLKCLNQFVQNFPSLIESEFMIIVGPLWQTFMSSLGVYVRSSIEGTEDPYDDRYDSDGAEKSLDSFVIQLFEFLLTIVGSAKLITVIMNNVKELTYNTIGFLQITEQQVHTWSMDANQFVADEDDVTYSCRVSGALLLEEVVNSCGTEGICAIIDAAKRCFSESQREKDVGSAIWWRIREATLFALSSLSDQLLEAEDSELTRVGLGSLLEQVITEDSGLDVHQFPLLYSRIFSSVAKFSSVISHGVLEHFLFAAIKAIGMDVPPPVKVGACRALSELLPEMNKGIIQPHLMSLFSSLSELLSQASDETLHLVLETLQEAIKAGYELSASIEPVISPVVLNMWASHISDPFISIDAIEVLEALKNAPGCIRPLVSRVLPCVWPVLNQPQQQPDGLVAGSVDLVTMLLKNAPTDVVKTVYDACFDAVIQIVLQSDDHSEMQNATECLAAFISGGRQDVLAWGGDSGNTVRRLLDAASRLLDPNLESSGSLFVGSYILQLILHLPSQMAPHIRDLVAALLRRMRSAKIAGLRNSLLLIFARLVHLSAPNVGQFIDLLVTIPADGYDNSFVYLMSEWTKQQGEIQGAYQIKVTTTALALLLSSRHAELAKINVQGYLVQSAGITTRSKAKLTPDQWTVVPLPAKIMALLADALVEIQEQVGTGDNEDSDWEEVEAEDGELDKDLMYSAGVTSFGRPSHEHLEAMAKTFDKDEEDSYEEDQLSAADPLNEINLANYLAEFFVNFSQSERQMFDHLFQSLTQDQRNAIQAIRTHGG; via the exons ATGGCGAATTTCAATATTGTCGTCGACGGGGATCAGCAATGGCTTCTCAATTGCCTGTCTGCTACTCTCGACCCCAGCCACGAGGTTCGCTCGTTCGCCGAAGCTTCGCTTGATCAGGCTTCTGTGCAACCAG gttttggaacTGCGTTATCCAAGGTTGCTGCAAATAGGGAGCTCCCGTTAGGATTGCGCCAG CTAGCTGCTGTCCTTCTTAAACAGTTTATTAAGAAACACTGGCATGAGGGAGAGGAAGCATTTGAACATCCTGCTGTTTCAAGTGACGAGAAG GTAGTTGTACGCGGACTTCTGTTGTTGTCATTGGATGACTCTCATAGGAAAATTTATACAGCAGTTAGTATGGCTGTTGCATCTATAGCAGCTTATGATTGGCCAGAGGATTGGCCTGACTTATTACCGTACCTGCTGAAGTTGattaatgatcaaaataatatgAATGGAG TACATGGTGCTCTAAGATGCTTGGCTCTTCTCTCTGTTGACTTGGATGATACAGTGGTTCCGACATTAGTACCAGCCTTGTTCCCATGCTTGCTTAAAATTGTATCATCTCCTCAG GTGTATGACAAATATTTACGCACAAAATCCCTTTCAATTGTTTATTCTTGTATCTCCATGTTAGGGGTGATGAGTGGTGTATATAAG ACGGAGACCAGTGCATTAATAATGCCAATGATTAAGCCATGGATGGATCAATTCTCTACAATCCTGAATCATCCGGTGCAGTCTGAAGATCCTGATGATTGGAGCATAAGAACGGAG GTATTGAAGTGCTTGAATCAGTTTGTTCAAAATTTTCCTAGCCTTATTGAAAGTGAATTTATGA TTATTGTAGGGCCTTTGTGGCAAACTTTTATGAGTTCTCTTGGAGTATATGTGCGGTCATCTATTGAAGGTACAGAAGATCCATATGATGATAGATATGACTCTGATGGTGCTGAGAAAAGCCTTGATTCCTTTGTCATCCAG TTATTTGAGTTTCTGTTGACCATTGTGGGTAGTGCGAAACTGATAACG GTCATTATGAATAATGTCAAAGAGTTGACATACAACACCATCGGTTTTCTCCAAATAACAGAACAACAG GTTCACACTTGGTCAATGGATGCCAACCAATTTGTAGCTGATGAGGATGATGTTACCTATAGCTGTCGTGTTTCTG gtgcactTTTGCTTGAAGAAGTGGTGAATTCATGCGGTACTGAAGGAATCTGTGCCATCATTGATGCTGCAAAAAGATGTTTTAGTGAGTCTCAAAGGGAAAAGGATGTTGGTTCTGCAATTTGGTGGAGA ATAAGGGAGGCTACTCTTTTCGCTTTGTCTTCTCTGTCAGACCAGTTGCTTGAAGCAGAG gaTTCCGAACTTACAAGAGTTGGCTTAGGAAGCCTTCTGGAGCAAGTAATCACTGAAGACAGTGGATTAG ATGTGCATCAATTTCCCCTTCTGTATTCTCGTATCTTTTCATCAGTTGCTAAATTCTCCTCCGTG ATCAGCCATGGAGTCCTTGAGCACTTTCTCTTTGCTGCTATCAAAGCAATTGGCATGGATGT GCCGCCACCTGTCAAAGTAGGTGCCTGCAGGGCACTCTCCGAGCTCCTACCTGAAATGAACAAAGGAATAATTCAACCGCATTTGATGAGTTTGTTTTCATCACTTTCAGAACTTCTTAGTCAG GCCTCCGATGAAACCTTGCACCTGGTACTTGAAACACTGCAAGAGGCAATTAAGGCAG GTTACGAATTATCAGCTTCCATTGAGCCTGTAATCTCTCCTGTGGTCCTCAACATGTGGGCATCACATATTTCCGATCCTTTTATCAGTATTGATGCAATTGAGGTTCTGGAG GCACTCAAAAACGCTCCTGGTTGTATTCGTCCACTGGTTTCTCGAGTTTTACCATGTGTTTGGCCAGTTCTTAATCAA CCACAACAACAGCCTGATGGATTAGTCGCTGGATCAGTGGATCTGGTAACAATGTTATTGAAA AATGCTCCTACTGATGTGGTAAAAACAGTATATGATGCTTGTTTTGACGCTGTTATACAAATAGTCCTTCAAAGTGATGATCACAGTGAAATGCAG AATGCTACGGAATGTTTAGCTGCCTTTATATCTGGTGGAAGACAAGATGTGCTAGCTTGGGGTGGTGATTCTGGAAATACAGTTAGAAGATTGCTTGATGCAGCTTCAAG GCTTCTGGACCCTAATTTGGAAAGCTCAGGTTCTCTTTTTGTTGGGAGCTACATTCTACAACTTATATTGCATTTGCCGTCACAAATGGCACCTCATATTCGAGACCTAGTTGCTGCTCTTCTTAGGCGCATGCGATCTGCTAAAATTGCAGGATTGAGAAACTCACTGCTACTCATTTTCGCTCGGTTG GTTCACTTGAGTGCCCCAAATGTTGGACAGTTTATTGATCTGCTGGTCACCATTCCAGCTGACGGCTATGATAACTCTTTTGTCTATTTAATGTCAGAATGGACAAAACAGCAAG GTGAGATCCAGGGTGCCTACCAAATTAAAGTCACCACTACTGCATTGGCTTTATTACTATCATCTAGGCATGCTGAATTAGCAAAAATTAACGTGCAAGGATATTTGGTTCAG TCTGCTGGGATCACCACCCGCTCAAAAGCTAAATTAACTCCAGATCAGTGGACTGTGGTGCCACTCCCTGCAAAG ATAATGGCGTTACTGGCAGATGCATTGGTTGAAATCCAAGAACAGGTTGGAACTGGTGATAATGAG GATAGCGACTGGGAAGAAGTTGAGGCGGAGGATGGGGAACTTGACAAGGATTTGATGTATTCAGCTGGTGTTACATCATTTGGCAGACCCTCACATGAACATCTTGAAGCAATGGCAAAAACATTTGACAAG GATGAGGAGGACAGTTATGAAGAGGATCAACTAAGTGCAGCCGATCCCCTTAACGAG ATTAATCTGGCAAACTATCTTGCGGAGTTTTTCGTAAACTTTTCCCAGAGCGAAAGACAAATGTTTGATCATCTTTTCCAG AGTCTGACGCAGGATCAAAGGAATGCCATTCAAGCAATACGAACTCACGGAGGATGA
- the LOC137730836 gene encoding uncharacterized protein isoform X4 encodes MANFNIVVDGDQQWLLNCLSATLDPSHEVRSFAEASLDQASVQPGFGTALSKVAANRELPLGLRQLAAVLLKQFIKKHWHEGEEAFEHPAVSSDEKVVVRGLLLLSLDDSHRKIYTAVSMAVASIAAYDWPEDWPDLLPYLLKLINDQNNMNGVHGALRCLALLSVDLDDTVVPTLVPALFPCLLKIVSSPQVYDKYLRTKSLSIVYSCISMLGVMSGVYKTETSALIMPMIKPWMDQFSTILNHPVQSEDPDDWSIRTEVLKCLNQFVQNFPSLIESEFMIIVGPLWQTFMSSLGVYVRSSIEGTEDPYDDRYDSDGAEKSLDSFVIQLFEFLLTIVGSAKLITVIMNNVKELTYNTIGFLQITEQQVHTWSMDANQFVADEDDVTYSCRVSGALLLEEVVNSCGTEGICAIIDAAKRCFSESQREKDVGSAIWWRIREATLFALSSLSDQLLEAEDSELTRVGLGSLLEQVITEDSGLDVHQFPLLYSRIFSSVAKFSSVISHGVLEHFLFAAIKAIGMDVPPPVKVGACRALSELLPEMNKGIIQPHLMSLFSSLSELLSQASDETLHLVLETLQEAIKAGYELSASIEPVISPVVLNMWASHISDPFISIDAIEVLEALKNAPGCIRPLVSRVLPCVWPVLNQPQQQPDGLVAGSVDLVTMLLKNAPTDVVKTVYDACFDAVIQIVLQSDDHSEMQNATECLAAFISGGRQDVLAWGGDSGNTVRRLLDAASRLLDPNLESSGSLFVGSYILQLILHLPSQMAPHIRDLVAALLRRMRSAKIAGLRNSLLLIFARLVHLSAPNVGQFIDLLVTIPADGYDNSFVYLMSEWTKQQGEIQGAYQIKVTTTALALLLSSRHAELAKINVQGYLVQSAGITTRSKAKLTPDQWTVVPLPAKIMALLADALVEIQEQDSDWEEVEAEDGELDKDLMYSAGVTSFGRPSHEHLEAMAKTFDKDEEDSYEEDQLSAADPLNEINLANYLAEFFVNFSQSERQMFDHLFQSLTQDQRNAIQAIRTHGG; translated from the exons ATGGCGAATTTCAATATTGTCGTCGACGGGGATCAGCAATGGCTTCTCAATTGCCTGTCTGCTACTCTCGACCCCAGCCACGAGGTTCGCTCGTTCGCCGAAGCTTCGCTTGATCAGGCTTCTGTGCAACCAG gttttggaacTGCGTTATCCAAGGTTGCTGCAAATAGGGAGCTCCCGTTAGGATTGCGCCAG CTAGCTGCTGTCCTTCTTAAACAGTTTATTAAGAAACACTGGCATGAGGGAGAGGAAGCATTTGAACATCCTGCTGTTTCAAGTGACGAGAAG GTAGTTGTACGCGGACTTCTGTTGTTGTCATTGGATGACTCTCATAGGAAAATTTATACAGCAGTTAGTATGGCTGTTGCATCTATAGCAGCTTATGATTGGCCAGAGGATTGGCCTGACTTATTACCGTACCTGCTGAAGTTGattaatgatcaaaataatatgAATGGAG TACATGGTGCTCTAAGATGCTTGGCTCTTCTCTCTGTTGACTTGGATGATACAGTGGTTCCGACATTAGTACCAGCCTTGTTCCCATGCTTGCTTAAAATTGTATCATCTCCTCAG GTGTATGACAAATATTTACGCACAAAATCCCTTTCAATTGTTTATTCTTGTATCTCCATGTTAGGGGTGATGAGTGGTGTATATAAG ACGGAGACCAGTGCATTAATAATGCCAATGATTAAGCCATGGATGGATCAATTCTCTACAATCCTGAATCATCCGGTGCAGTCTGAAGATCCTGATGATTGGAGCATAAGAACGGAG GTATTGAAGTGCTTGAATCAGTTTGTTCAAAATTTTCCTAGCCTTATTGAAAGTGAATTTATGA TTATTGTAGGGCCTTTGTGGCAAACTTTTATGAGTTCTCTTGGAGTATATGTGCGGTCATCTATTGAAGGTACAGAAGATCCATATGATGATAGATATGACTCTGATGGTGCTGAGAAAAGCCTTGATTCCTTTGTCATCCAG TTATTTGAGTTTCTGTTGACCATTGTGGGTAGTGCGAAACTGATAACG GTCATTATGAATAATGTCAAAGAGTTGACATACAACACCATCGGTTTTCTCCAAATAACAGAACAACAG GTTCACACTTGGTCAATGGATGCCAACCAATTTGTAGCTGATGAGGATGATGTTACCTATAGCTGTCGTGTTTCTG gtgcactTTTGCTTGAAGAAGTGGTGAATTCATGCGGTACTGAAGGAATCTGTGCCATCATTGATGCTGCAAAAAGATGTTTTAGTGAGTCTCAAAGGGAAAAGGATGTTGGTTCTGCAATTTGGTGGAGA ATAAGGGAGGCTACTCTTTTCGCTTTGTCTTCTCTGTCAGACCAGTTGCTTGAAGCAGAG gaTTCCGAACTTACAAGAGTTGGCTTAGGAAGCCTTCTGGAGCAAGTAATCACTGAAGACAGTGGATTAG ATGTGCATCAATTTCCCCTTCTGTATTCTCGTATCTTTTCATCAGTTGCTAAATTCTCCTCCGTG ATCAGCCATGGAGTCCTTGAGCACTTTCTCTTTGCTGCTATCAAAGCAATTGGCATGGATGT GCCGCCACCTGTCAAAGTAGGTGCCTGCAGGGCACTCTCCGAGCTCCTACCTGAAATGAACAAAGGAATAATTCAACCGCATTTGATGAGTTTGTTTTCATCACTTTCAGAACTTCTTAGTCAG GCCTCCGATGAAACCTTGCACCTGGTACTTGAAACACTGCAAGAGGCAATTAAGGCAG GTTACGAATTATCAGCTTCCATTGAGCCTGTAATCTCTCCTGTGGTCCTCAACATGTGGGCATCACATATTTCCGATCCTTTTATCAGTATTGATGCAATTGAGGTTCTGGAG GCACTCAAAAACGCTCCTGGTTGTATTCGTCCACTGGTTTCTCGAGTTTTACCATGTGTTTGGCCAGTTCTTAATCAA CCACAACAACAGCCTGATGGATTAGTCGCTGGATCAGTGGATCTGGTAACAATGTTATTGAAA AATGCTCCTACTGATGTGGTAAAAACAGTATATGATGCTTGTTTTGACGCTGTTATACAAATAGTCCTTCAAAGTGATGATCACAGTGAAATGCAG AATGCTACGGAATGTTTAGCTGCCTTTATATCTGGTGGAAGACAAGATGTGCTAGCTTGGGGTGGTGATTCTGGAAATACAGTTAGAAGATTGCTTGATGCAGCTTCAAG GCTTCTGGACCCTAATTTGGAAAGCTCAGGTTCTCTTTTTGTTGGGAGCTACATTCTACAACTTATATTGCATTTGCCGTCACAAATGGCACCTCATATTCGAGACCTAGTTGCTGCTCTTCTTAGGCGCATGCGATCTGCTAAAATTGCAGGATTGAGAAACTCACTGCTACTCATTTTCGCTCGGTTG GTTCACTTGAGTGCCCCAAATGTTGGACAGTTTATTGATCTGCTGGTCACCATTCCAGCTGACGGCTATGATAACTCTTTTGTCTATTTAATGTCAGAATGGACAAAACAGCAAG GTGAGATCCAGGGTGCCTACCAAATTAAAGTCACCACTACTGCATTGGCTTTATTACTATCATCTAGGCATGCTGAATTAGCAAAAATTAACGTGCAAGGATATTTGGTTCAG TCTGCTGGGATCACCACCCGCTCAAAAGCTAAATTAACTCCAGATCAGTGGACTGTGGTGCCACTCCCTGCAAAG ATAATGGCGTTACTGGCAGATGCATTGGTTGAAATCCAAGAACAG GATAGCGACTGGGAAGAAGTTGAGGCGGAGGATGGGGAACTTGACAAGGATTTGATGTATTCAGCTGGTGTTACATCATTTGGCAGACCCTCACATGAACATCTTGAAGCAATGGCAAAAACATTTGACAAG GATGAGGAGGACAGTTATGAAGAGGATCAACTAAGTGCAGCCGATCCCCTTAACGAG ATTAATCTGGCAAACTATCTTGCGGAGTTTTTCGTAAACTTTTCCCAGAGCGAAAGACAAATGTTTGATCATCTTTTCCAG AGTCTGACGCAGGATCAAAGGAATGCCATTCAAGCAATACGAACTCACGGAGGATGA